Below is a window of Ahaetulla prasina isolate Xishuangbanna chromosome 1, ASM2864084v1, whole genome shotgun sequence DNA.
gctgctggtttggactggttcgggtgaaccgatagTTCCAACGATGATCTGGCCCCActcccctgcccctgccctattctgtcctatatttccttctttctggatcAGCTGATTCGCGTGGCACAATTGATTTCcacgcctccgctgttctacttaccggggctgcctaaGAAAGcaactgagcttcaaattgctgtattttgaactctGCGCGCAAGGTATTAGGCGTGCATGCATAGAATGCATGCATAGAATGCAACaggaccggttgttaaactggttgcagcccaccactgcaccaAATTAACTAATTGATTTGCCTATTGTCTATATGGGTGCCTATTTCCTGTCTTTCCCCAGTTCCAGAACTTCCTTTTGAGATGCAATCACCAGATGTAGACACACAGCATTTCAAGTGCAACTGTACTATGAATTTGTATAAAAGCACTAGCAGAACTCAGCATCTGAGAATGAAAGCCAATAGCagctcttcctctcccccccccccgcctcctccaTCCCTTTCCATATCTGCCATGAGATACGCAAGGAAGGTGGGGGGGATCCCACAGGCCAGGAGCAAATGCCAGGGAAATTGCTAATAAAGCCTCCTTTTTTGTAAATTGTGTTTTAATGTTCTTGTTTCACACAGCctacaaagaaaaaatgaaagagcTCCCCCTGGTGTCCCTCTTCTGTTCCTGCTTTCTCTCAGATCCCTTAAATAAACCGTCGTATAAATATGAAGGTAAGTGGAAACTAATATTCTTGTTAAgaaagctattattattattatttgtgtgtgtgtatgtggcaaAAACAGCTAAGCTAACCAACTTTCATGTAGATCTAGTACAGATGCTAGATTTCTAGCTGAGCCAATAAAGTGAGCTGTGTGAATTCAGTCTTTAAGAAGAAATATGTGACTGCTTCATTTTTATCTCTGGCTCAGTGTCATTTGCCAGCATGATGGAAGAATAGGCACCAAAGAAGGGATTTTGCAGACactgatttccagacttggaaactTTTTCCTTTCATACCTACTTCTTTGCTGATAAATCCCACCATGTCTGTACCAAAGGACCTCAGTATTGCAAGAAAATTTCGGATCCCCTGAGAGATATAGATTTCCAGTAGTTTTCCCTGTGACCTAGAGTAATTCTGCCCATTTCTAGTTTAACTGCTTCTTGGCATACTGATTCTTCAGCTTTTCTCCCCCTTTTGTTTAGTAGACACTGTAGACCTGACCTGGTGTGTCATATCTGACATGGAGGTCATCGAACTCAACAAGCGCACCTCAGGACAATCCTTTGAGGTTATCCTTAAGCCACCGTCCTTCGATGGAATCCCTGAATTCAATGCCTCCCTGCCTCGGCGGCGTGACCCTTCATTGGAGGAGATCCAGAAGAAGTTAGAAGCTGCTGAGGAACGACGTAAGGTGAGAAATAGTTTGCACCTGCATGATATCCACAGTGCGGTTAAGAAATTTAATATTAGCAGGCTGCCTCTTTGGATAGTAAAGCATATTATCACTCATTCAAAATCCATTGAACTAACTGTCCTGTTTTGAGGATTCTCCCTGTCATTCTGCAGAGTAAGGGCTTTAATCTTTGCCTTTCCCAATGGCATCAACCATGGTAAATAGTTTAGACATTGTAGAGGACAATTTGGTTATGTGAACAAACGCCCACTCTTTTTAATGCCAGGAAAAGTGTGAAGTGTTGTGCTAGAAAAATAAAGATTGTTCTCAGGATTACATCAGAttactccagaaaaa
It encodes the following:
- the STMN4 gene encoding stathmin-4 isoform X1, with amino-acid sequence MTLAAYKEKMKELPLVSLFCSCFLSDPLNKPSYKYEVDTVDLTWCVISDMEVIELNKRTSGQSFEVILKPPSFDGIPEFNASLPRRRDPSLEEIQKKLEAAEERRKYQEAELLKHLAGKREHEREVIQKAIEENNNFIKTAKERLIQKMESNKENREAHLAAMLERLQEKDKHAEEVRKNKELKEEASR
- the STMN4 gene encoding stathmin-4 isoform X2, with protein sequence MTLAAYKEKMKELPLVSLFCSCFLSDPLNKPSYKYEDTVDLTWCVISDMEVIELNKRTSGQSFEVILKPPSFDGIPEFNASLPRRRDPSLEEIQKKLEAAEERRKYQEAELLKHLAGKREHEREVIQKAIEENNNFIKTAKERLIQKMESNKENREAHLAAMLERLQEKDKHAEEVRKNKELKEEASR